From the genome of Oscillatoria sp. FACHB-1406, one region includes:
- a CDS encoding biopolymer transporter ExbD, which yields MRFKSQQRDQIEEINLVPMMDVLMSILTFFILLSMILTGALEGVEVKLPAEQNGAQQNNNAPPPLIVKIDDNNGLIVDEKPVEREQLLSTIQAHLAQNPQNTAVLVAAPKANYEKVVQLLAEMRKVGSDRVSLGIEAQ from the coding sequence ATGCGATTCAAGAGTCAACAGAGAGATCAGATAGAGGAAATAAACCTCGTTCCGATGATGGACGTTTTAATGTCTATTTTAACGTTCTTTATTTTACTATCGATGATACTGACGGGAGCATTAGAAGGGGTTGAAGTTAAGTTACCAGCAGAACAGAACGGCGCGCAGCAGAATAATAATGCACCGCCCCCCCTAATTGTAAAAATCGACGATAACAATGGTTTGATTGTTGACGAAAAGCCTGTAGAGCGAGAACAATTACTTTCAACAATTCAAGCTCATTTAGCACAAAATCCACAGAATACTGCGGTCTTAGTAGCCGCCCCAAAAGCCAATTACGAAAAAGTCGTTCAATTGCTGGCAGAGATGCGGAAAGTCGGAAGCGATCGCGTCTCGCTAGGAATTGAAGCCCAGTAA
- a CDS encoding biopolymer transporter ExbD, translating into MPQINLVPMLDVLMSVLTFFILTSMAMTGQKLGDILLPGTESGAKAKEEKPLVIGLQKDGKVLLEGNPQAGQADIEKAMKAYIEKNKDGTVILKADRELSYQEVDNLLKRMMKIGGGNVSLAIERG; encoded by the coding sequence ATGCCTCAAATCAACCTCGTCCCGATGTTAGATGTATTAATGTCTGTGTTGACCTTTTTTATTTTGACTTCAATGGCGATGACGGGACAGAAACTCGGCGATATTCTGTTACCCGGAACGGAAAGTGGGGCGAAGGCAAAGGAAGAAAAACCTCTGGTGATTGGCTTGCAAAAGGACGGAAAAGTCTTGTTAGAGGGAAATCCTCAAGCCGGACAAGCTGACATTGAAAAAGCAATGAAAGCTTATATTGAAAAAAATAAGGATGGTACGGTTATTTTGAAGGCAGACCGAGAATTATCGTATCAAGAAGTGGATAATCTCTTAAAAAGAATGATGAAAATAGGAGGCGGGAACGTCTCGCTCGCAATTGAAAGGGGATAA
- a CDS encoding MotA/TolQ/ExbB proton channel family protein: MNRIYDMFIAGGPVMWPLLALSIFTFTTAFERIWFWSRLLSQESRIVHDVLDAARYNLHEAEKIAQHARFLPIGRFLLAPLQLKRPTPETFRLAMEAAGDKEFVQMRKGDKFLETVVAIAPLLGLLGTVTGLINTFNNLNIGGGASAEQATKAAAGIGEALITTATGMIVAILALLVFRVLVTFQAQQVEYFSEVGSELELIYRQVWYEPSLVKEESEARALPDSTSNYANETFAVEEY; encoded by the coding sequence ATGAATCGGATTTACGATATGTTTATAGCAGGCGGCCCGGTAATGTGGCCCTTGCTAGCACTCTCGATTTTTACCTTTACTACTGCTTTCGAGCGCATCTGGTTTTGGAGTCGCTTGCTATCACAAGAAAGCCGCATTGTCCATGATGTTCTCGATGCTGCGCGCTACAACCTTCACGAAGCTGAAAAAATTGCCCAACACGCCCGCTTTCTCCCCATTGGACGCTTTCTTCTAGCACCCCTCCAACTCAAACGCCCCACGCCCGAAACCTTTCGCCTCGCGATGGAAGCGGCGGGAGATAAGGAGTTCGTGCAAATGCGTAAGGGCGATAAGTTCCTGGAAACTGTTGTCGCGATCGCACCCTTACTCGGCTTACTCGGAACCGTTACGGGTTTGATTAACACCTTCAATAACCTTAACATCGGAGGCGGCGCATCCGCAGAACAAGCGACAAAAGCTGCTGCCGGGATTGGCGAAGCATTGATTACAACCGCAACAGGTATGATTGTTGCTATTCTCGCACTGCTGGTTTTTCGCGTTTTAGTCACTTTTCAAGCCCAGCAAGTCGAATATTTCTCTGAAGTAGGAAGCGAACTAGAATTGATTTATCGGCAGGTGTGGTACGAACCTTCCCTAGTTAAAGAAGAGTCAGAAGCCCGTGCTTTGCCAGATTCGACTTCTAATTATGCGAATGAAACTTTTGCTGTTGAGGAGTATTGA
- a CDS encoding DUF4079 domain-containing protein, whose amino-acid sequence MNAEQWAGIIHPAIAILFVYPLLGIVVNFAWQTRQRRLKTVAGEKSKIPATVGREHFSMGRWLAGAVVGVWLIAIAYIFLFKAFLNPEVNLFAKNPTAAIWIISMFVATVSCFILLYRAQMGRWRAIFAVLTSLGLIIFGYLDRLGITEKAIVFRRDNEWFISHFYYGTLAAILAIASLAMVPEIHRDRSNRWRTLHIILNCLSLLLFLGQGWTGVRDLFEIGLYAPPPP is encoded by the coding sequence ATGAATGCCGAACAATGGGCTGGGATTATTCATCCCGCGATCGCGATTCTCTTCGTCTATCCGCTCCTAGGAATTGTCGTTAACTTTGCTTGGCAAACTCGCCAGCGTCGTCTGAAAACAGTAGCCGGTGAAAAAAGCAAAATTCCGGCGACTGTCGGACGAGAACACTTTAGTATGGGGCGTTGGTTGGCGGGAGCAGTTGTGGGCGTTTGGTTGATCGCGATCGCTTACATCTTTCTATTCAAAGCATTTCTCAATCCAGAAGTTAACCTGTTCGCCAAAAATCCAACAGCAGCAATTTGGATTATTTCAATGTTTGTGGCAACCGTGAGTTGCTTTATCCTGCTTTATCGCGCTCAGATGGGACGTTGGCGGGCAATCTTTGCCGTTTTAACCAGCTTGGGGTTAATTATTTTTGGTTATCTCGATCGCTTAGGGATTACCGAAAAAGCCATCGTCTTTCGTCGCGATAACGAATGGTTTATTTCTCATTTCTATTATGGAACGCTGGCGGCGATTCTCGCGATCGCGTCTTTAGCAATGGTGCCAGAAATTCACCGCGATCGCAGCAACCGCTGGCGCACCCTTCACATTATTTTAAATTGCCTCAGCCTGTTACTGTTTTTAGGGCAAGGGTGGACGGGAGTTAGAGATTTATTTGAAATTGGTTTATACGCGCCGCCTCCACCGTAA
- a CDS encoding DM13 domain-containing protein, which produces MSKHLLTLLGILTFAIAGCPRSNPPPVRTDASASPANTVPSPSLSGASFVSVDEPTKGTASIVTENGQSFLVLDEAFSTKEGPDVLVLLHKEAVPKSYTESNYLNLGKLQKISGTQRYAIPAGTNVKDFRTVSLWCRKFKVTFGYAPLP; this is translated from the coding sequence GTGTCAAAGCATCTGTTAACTTTACTCGGAATTTTAACTTTTGCGATCGCGGGCTGTCCTCGCAGTAATCCTCCACCTGTCCGGACTGACGCTTCTGCCTCTCCTGCTAATACTGTACCGTCGCCAAGCTTGTCGGGCGCGTCTTTTGTTTCCGTTGACGAACCCACGAAAGGAACGGCAAGTATTGTAACAGAAAATGGACAAAGTTTTCTGGTTCTTGACGAAGCGTTTAGCACTAAAGAAGGGCCGGATGTTCTCGTGTTACTTCACAAAGAAGCCGTGCCTAAAAGTTATACAGAATCGAATTATCTCAATTTAGGAAAGTTACAAAAAATCAGCGGGACGCAGCGTTACGCAATTCCAGCAGGGACAAACGTAAAGGATTTTCGCACGGTTTCCCTCTGGTGTCGCAAATTTAAGGTTACTTTTGGTTATGCGCCGCTCCCGTAG
- a CDS encoding phosphorylase, with protein MPAIPSAVNLAQFDTLMVPQGAEYQAVCRGLKKVKGVTPQVLALPVGASSVQKYLQQLDFVPARVLLLGLCGSLQAELGIGDIVVYESCLNFTTQALKLCDVKLTQMLAESLGEKAARVTGLTCDRVISTAAQKRAISRDYQAEVVDMEGFAVLEGLSAIGASVAMLRVVSDDCYGDIPDLSGTISTDGKLKPLSLTFAFLKQPLAAQRLIRGSLKGLKVLENLFLTDNR; from the coding sequence ATGCCCGCCATACCTTCTGCTGTCAATCTCGCTCAATTTGATACGTTAATGGTTCCGCAAGGGGCAGAATATCAAGCGGTTTGCCGAGGATTAAAAAAAGTAAAGGGAGTTACGCCGCAAGTTTTAGCACTCCCTGTCGGCGCGTCTTCAGTACAGAAGTATTTGCAACAACTCGACTTTGTACCGGCGCGAGTTTTATTGTTGGGTTTGTGCGGGAGTTTGCAAGCAGAGTTAGGGATAGGCGATATTGTTGTCTATGAAAGTTGTCTGAATTTTACAACGCAAGCGCTCAAACTTTGCGATGTGAAGCTAACGCAAATGCTGGCGGAAAGTTTAGGAGAAAAAGCAGCGCGGGTGACGGGATTAACGTGCGATCGCGTCATTTCCACCGCCGCCCAAAAACGCGCCATTTCCCGCGATTATCAGGCTGAAGTCGTCGATATGGAAGGATTTGCGGTTTTGGAAGGGTTAAGCGCGATCGGCGCATCTGTAGCGATGCTGCGCGTGGTTAGCGATGATTGTTACGGCGACATTCCCGATCTTTCTGGCACAATTAGCACCGACGGCAAACTAAAACCGCTTTCTTTAACTTTTGCTTTTCTCAAACAACCGCTTGCCGCCCAACGTTTGATTCGCGGTTCTCTTAAAGGATTAAAGGTTTTGGAAAATCTTTTTTTGACGGACAATCGATAA
- a CDS encoding MlaE family lipid ABC transporter permease subunit, whose protein sequence is MATRGSSTPNNLSLWASRLLAAMLLGGQAVLHLLKARIHRRNTLEQMAVVGPDSLGIALITAAFVGMVFTIQVAREFIRFGSGNLVGGILALALARELTPVLTAVVVAGRVGSAFAAEIGTMRVTEQIDALYMLKTDPLDYLVIPRFLACTVMMPILTIFSLVTGLAGGLLVVTLLYGSDITQQMFLNSIQDLLSVRDVICGTIKGVVFGGLIAAIGCSWGLTTTGGAKGVGQSTTTAVVTALLAIFTTNFFLSWLMFQGMGKSIL, encoded by the coding sequence ATGGCGACACGAGGGAGTTCAACGCCGAATAATTTGAGTTTGTGGGCGAGTCGTCTATTGGCAGCGATGCTGTTAGGCGGTCAAGCTGTTTTGCACTTACTCAAAGCTAGGATTCACCGACGCAACACCCTCGAACAGATGGCAGTTGTCGGCCCTGATTCGCTCGGTATTGCTTTAATTACGGCTGCTTTTGTTGGGATGGTGTTTACCATTCAAGTGGCGCGGGAGTTTATTCGCTTTGGCAGTGGGAATCTCGTGGGCGGTATCCTCGCGTTGGCGCTGGCTCGGGAACTCACGCCAGTATTGACTGCGGTTGTTGTGGCGGGGCGAGTGGGTTCGGCGTTTGCGGCGGAGATTGGTACAATGCGCGTTACCGAGCAAATCGATGCGCTGTATATGCTCAAAACCGATCCGCTGGACTATTTAGTCATTCCGCGCTTTTTAGCTTGCACGGTAATGATGCCAATTTTGACAATTTTTTCGTTAGTAACGGGGCTAGCAGGCGGTCTTTTGGTCGTAACTTTGCTGTATGGCAGCGACATTACGCAGCAAATGTTTCTCAATTCTATTCAAGATTTGTTGAGCGTTCGGGATGTAATCTGCGGCACGATTAAAGGGGTTGTGTTTGGGGGATTGATAGCAGCGATTGGGTGCAGTTGGGGACTGACGACGACGGGCGGGGCGAAAGGGGTTGGGCAATCGACAACAACAGCAGTGGTGACTGCTTTGTTAGCAATTTTTACGACTAATTTTTTCTTGTCTTGGTTAATGTTTCAGGGAATGGGAAAGTCGATTTTATGA
- a CDS encoding methyl-accepting chemotaxis protein yields MAQSTDYAQDYGQAQRAYAQGNYEKAAEIVDRLIEEYNSDPAVNLLRGHIYCYGLHQYEVAQEQYERVLELTDEQDYIDYAHHGMEDAHQLRSSLGGESASGDWNEEADIDEDSSQWEDSPVTEFNPSPSLDASAYNSFDENDESLNGAYDSFDRSYESLNGAYENFDQFDGNDESLNGAYENFDQFDGNDDNLNGAYDSFDGNDDNLNGAYDSFDGNDGNLNGAYDSFDGNDGNLNGAYDSFDGNDGNLNGAYDSFDGNDGNLNGAYDSFDGNDGNDGSLNGTYDSFDRIPESIDFDNESEQALADFDSDDFDLTSWQGNPIAGTASGNSIPEADNPFATPSRFAPSPTSQPQDAPAAFESEDSFAFGMDDEASAQWDEDTTQFNSTNIPGSTPHQMNFDAFPATEDSNGAESPFAFQTGGDAFEQKSDFELTDPFADSPIDFTISSVEDFALDEEDGNGSTFEDFQISSPNSELDDFDSLAGMPPDKTFLTSPNAEDEDTFLGNPGYYKGNTPDKPTNEKPPVAREESFESLNNGKYNSSDNFDFDDYDLSLDIDGFDDENSEGNSTGDLISGYSGTPGTFLENFDVFQDDGDPSGNLNSHLPPSDISFVESTSLSDPDFGFGTGAESVGSTNSMFDLAPTTDNVPSANFTKSPERAVEPTVEIEQGPLAGFENAPLQKKQFLTAGAAGIVAMLAVATVSFLTTASAPDSQKAEIVPRMRVSGLLMALVGGASSFATTLILGRAATRQLHRSTADLQSQFEAVAQGNLNAKATVYSEDEFGMLAASFNEMARVILTTTSEAQRRAEETEQQKEDLQRQVIRLLDDVEGAARGDLTVRAEVTADVLGAVADAFNLTIQNLREIVQQVKEAARQVNKISGENEQFARNLQQDALRQAEELAVTLNSVQMMTDSIRRVADNAKEAEDVARSAADVALKGGEAVEHTVSGVLQIRETVAETARKVKRLAEASQEISKIVAVIASVASRTNLLALNASIEAARAGEAGRGFAIVADEVRQLADRAAKALKEIEQNVLQIQGETSSVMAAMEEGVTQVIDVTQRADQAKRALEDIIQVSNRIDALVRSITADTVEQTENTLSVAQVMQSVELTAQETSQESQRVSGSLQTQVSIARGLLASVERFRVDTTESN; encoded by the coding sequence ATGGCACAAAGCACTGATTACGCACAAGACTACGGACAGGCTCAACGAGCTTACGCCCAAGGCAATTACGAAAAAGCTGCCGAGATCGTAGACCGTTTGATCGAAGAGTACAATAGCGATCCGGCGGTCAATCTCCTGCGAGGACATATTTATTGTTATGGCCTGCACCAGTACGAAGTTGCCCAAGAGCAGTACGAACGAGTGCTTGAACTTACAGACGAGCAGGATTATATCGATTATGCCCATCATGGCATGGAAGATGCCCATCAACTGCGATCGAGCTTAGGGGGAGAGAGCGCTTCTGGAGACTGGAACGAAGAAGCTGACATTGACGAAGATTCCTCGCAGTGGGAGGACTCACCCGTGACTGAATTTAATCCTTCCCCATCTTTGGACGCTTCGGCTTACAACAGCTTTGACGAGAACGATGAAAGTCTCAACGGCGCTTACGACAGCTTCGATCGAAGCTACGAAAGTCTCAACGGCGCTTACGAAAACTTCGACCAGTTCGATGGGAACGATGAAAGTCTCAACGGCGCTTACGAAAACTTCGACCAGTTCGATGGGAACGATGACAATCTCAACGGCGCTTACGACAGCTTCGATGGGAACGATGACAATCTCAACGGCGCTTACGACAGCTTCGATGGGAACGATGGGAATCTCAACGGCGCTTACGACAGCTTCGATGGGAACGATGGGAATCTCAATGGCGCTTACGACAGCTTTGATGGGAACGATGGGAATCTCAACGGCGCTTACGACAGCTTTGACGGGAACGATGGGAATCTCAACGGCGCTTACGACAGCTTCGACGGAAACGATGGGAATGATGGAAGCCTCAACGGAACTTACGACAGCTTCGATCGCATTCCCGAGTCGATCGACTTCGATAATGAAAGCGAGCAAGCCTTAGCAGACTTCGATAGCGACGATTTCGACTTAACAAGCTGGCAGGGCAACCCAATAGCAGGAACCGCATCGGGAAATTCAATTCCCGAAGCCGACAACCCCTTTGCCACCCCTTCTCGGTTCGCTCCCTCCCCCACTTCACAACCTCAAGACGCTCCCGCTGCCTTTGAGAGCGAAGACTCCTTCGCCTTCGGGATGGACGACGAGGCGAGCGCCCAGTGGGATGAAGACACGACGCAATTTAACAGCACTAACATCCCAGGAAGCACCCCGCATCAAATGAACTTTGATGCTTTCCCGGCAACCGAAGATAGTAACGGGGCAGAAAGTCCTTTTGCCTTCCAAACTGGAGGCGACGCTTTCGAGCAGAAGAGCGATTTTGAACTAACTGACCCCTTCGCCGACTCGCCGATTGATTTTACTATCTCTTCAGTAGAAGACTTTGCGCTGGATGAGGAAGACGGTAATGGCAGCACTTTTGAGGATTTTCAGATCTCTAGCCCAAACTCCGAACTTGATGACTTCGATTCCCTCGCAGGAATGCCGCCGGACAAAACTTTTTTAACCTCCCCGAACGCAGAGGATGAAGATACATTTTTAGGCAACCCAGGTTACTACAAAGGCAATACTCCAGACAAACCCACAAATGAGAAGCCGCCGGTAGCACGCGAGGAGTCCTTCGAGTCATTAAATAACGGTAAATACAATTCGTCGGATAATTTCGATTTTGACGATTACGACCTGTCCCTCGACATTGATGGCTTTGACGACGAAAATAGCGAAGGAAATAGTACAGGAGATTTGATTTCAGGCTATTCTGGCACTCCAGGAACTTTTTTAGAAAACTTTGACGTTTTTCAAGACGATGGAGATCCTTCCGGGAATTTGAATTCGCATCTGCCTCCGAGCGATATCAGTTTCGTCGAATCCACGAGTTTGAGCGACCCCGATTTTGGGTTCGGCACGGGGGCGGAGTCGGTTGGCTCGACTAACAGTATGTTTGACCTAGCTCCCACCACAGACAACGTTCCTTCTGCCAACTTTACGAAGTCGCCCGAGCGTGCAGTCGAACCCACCGTAGAAATCGAGCAAGGTCCGCTGGCGGGTTTTGAGAATGCACCCCTACAAAAGAAGCAATTTTTAACGGCGGGTGCGGCGGGAATTGTGGCGATGCTTGCTGTAGCGACAGTCAGCTTTTTAACGACGGCGAGCGCGCCGGATAGCCAGAAGGCTGAAATCGTACCGAGAATGCGCGTGTCCGGCTTATTGATGGCGTTGGTGGGAGGTGCGAGTAGCTTTGCAACGACCTTGATTTTAGGACGTGCGGCGACGCGACAACTCCATCGCTCGACAGCAGACCTGCAATCTCAGTTTGAGGCTGTTGCCCAAGGCAATCTGAATGCAAAGGCGACGGTGTATTCAGAGGATGAATTTGGGATGCTGGCGGCGAGTTTTAATGAGATGGCACGGGTGATTTTAACGACGACGAGCGAGGCGCAGCGGCGGGCGGAAGAAACCGAACAGCAGAAAGAAGATTTGCAGCGCCAAGTGATTCGCTTGTTAGACGATGTGGAAGGGGCGGCACGCGGCGATTTAACCGTGCGCGCGGAAGTCACGGCGGACGTGCTGGGTGCAGTCGCTGATGCGTTTAACTTGACCATCCAAAACTTGCGCGAAATCGTCCAACAGGTGAAGGAAGCGGCGCGTCAGGTGAATAAGATTTCTGGGGAAAACGAGCAATTTGCCCGGAATTTGCAGCAAGATGCGCTCCGACAGGCGGAAGAGTTGGCGGTGACGCTGAATTCAGTGCAGATGATGACGGATTCGATTCGCCGCGTCGCTGACAACGCGAAGGAAGCGGAAGATGTGGCGCGATCGGCGGCGGATGTGGCACTTAAAGGCGGCGAGGCGGTCGAACATACGGTCTCTGGGGTCTTACAAATTCGCGAAACGGTAGCAGAAACGGCACGGAAAGTCAAGCGATTAGCGGAAGCTTCGCAAGAAATTTCTAAGATCGTGGCGGTGATTGCTTCGGTTGCATCGCGGACGAACTTGCTGGCGTTGAATGCTTCGATTGAGGCGGCTCGAGCGGGAGAAGCGGGGCGCGGTTTTGCGATTGTTGCTGATGAAGTGCGACAGTTGGCGGATCGGGCGGCAAAAGCGCTGAAGGAAATCGAGCAAAATGTATTGCAGATTCAGGGTGAAACGAGTTCGGTAATGGCGGCGATGGAAGAAGGGGTAACGCAGGTCATTGACGTAACCCAACGGGCGGATCAGGCGAAGCGCGCTCTTGAGGATATCATTCAAGTGTCGAATCGTATCGACGCGCTGGTGCGATCGATTACCGCCGATACCGTCGAACAAACGGAAAATACGCTCTCTGTGGCGCAGGTTATGCAATCGGTCGAATTAACGGCGCAAGAAACTTCTCAAGAGTCGCAGCGCGTGTCGGGGTCTTTGCAAACGCAGGTGAGTATTGCACGCGGTTTGTTGGCTTCAGTAGAACGGTTCCGGGTCGATACGACGGAAAGCAATTAA
- a CDS encoding transposase, whose amino-acid sequence MIYNTRMKTLKFKLYQSKRNKHLKRSINAAGVIYNHCIALHKRYYRMWGKHLNCARLQAHIAKLRRRKVFWQTVGSQAVQDICQRIEKAYQLFFKHHKKGVRPPGFKKVRRYKSFTLKQAGYKFLGGNRIKIGNRVYQYWNSREVEGTVKTLTIKRTPLGELFMVVVIDGVEGLDAKVETSRIAGFDFGLKTFLTCSDGSKIESPQFLKQSLNAIKKASRNHSKKQKGSANREKARLNLVLRYEDVVNRRSDWFWKLAHQLTDKFDVLCFETLNLKGMQRLWGRKISDIALGEFLRILKWVALKKGKPIVFIDRWYPSSKTCSHCGHILESLDLSIREWRCPRCQSVNGRDENAAKNICAVGASTAKLGDVRQAVPAIAV is encoded by the coding sequence ATGATATACAATACTCGCATGAAGACACTGAAGTTCAAACTCTACCAAAGCAAGCGGAACAAACACCTCAAGCGCAGTATCAACGCTGCCGGGGTGATTTATAACCATTGCATTGCACTTCACAAACGGTACTACCGTATGTGGGGAAAGCATTTGAACTGTGCAAGACTTCAGGCTCATATCGCCAAACTGAGAAGGCGAAAAGTGTTCTGGCAAACAGTCGGTTCTCAAGCCGTGCAAGATATTTGCCAACGTATCGAGAAAGCCTACCAACTGTTCTTTAAACATCACAAGAAAGGAGTTAGACCACCGGGATTCAAGAAAGTCCGTCGATACAAATCGTTCACACTCAAACAGGCTGGCTACAAATTCTTGGGTGGCAATCGGATTAAGATCGGGAATCGGGTGTATCAGTATTGGAATTCCAGAGAAGTAGAGGGAACAGTCAAAACCTTGACGATTAAGCGCACGCCTTTGGGTGAGTTGTTTATGGTTGTAGTGATAGACGGCGTTGAAGGATTAGATGCTAAAGTCGAGACGAGTAGAATCGCTGGCTTTGATTTCGGGTTAAAAACGTTCCTCACTTGTTCGGATGGTTCCAAGATTGAATCACCGCAATTCTTGAAGCAGTCGCTCAACGCCATTAAAAAAGCCAGTCGCAATCATTCCAAGAAACAGAAAGGCTCGGCTAACCGAGAAAAAGCAAGGCTAAATCTTGTCCTTCGCTATGAAGATGTTGTCAATCGTCGCTCTGATTGGTTCTGGAAACTCGCTCATCAGTTAACCGATAAGTTCGATGTGCTGTGTTTTGAGACGCTCAACCTCAAGGGAATGCAACGTCTCTGGGGGCGAAAGATTTCAGACATTGCTTTGGGTGAGTTCTTAAGGATATTAAAATGGGTCGCTCTCAAAAAAGGAAAGCCGATCGTTTTTATCGATCGTTGGTATCCCAGTTCTAAGACTTGCTCTCATTGCGGTCATATTCTAGAAAGTTTAGACCTGTCGATCAGAGAATGGCGCTGCCCTCGGTGTCAGTCAGTCAATGGCAGAGACGAGAATGCAGCTAAGAATATTTGTGCGGTTGGGGCATCGACCGCTAAGTTAGGCGATGTTAGACAGGCTGTGCCTGCAATTGCTGTCTGA
- a CDS encoding ribbon-helix-helix domain-containing protein, translated as MKKSVFFRLTSEEFERLEAYCKATGRSKSDVLRELVRNLKIERKPS; from the coding sequence ATGAAAAAGAGTGTATTTTTTAGACTGACTAGCGAAGAGTTTGAGAGGTTAGAAGCCTACTGCAAGGCGACAGGAAGATCGAAGTCAGATGTTCTAAGGGAACTTGTTAGAAATCTTAAGATCGAGAGAAAGCCGTCCTAG
- the tatA gene encoding twin-arginine translocase TatA/TatE family subunit — MFGLGWPEAIVIAIALVLLFGAKKIPEMGSALGKSLRGFKEELDRPTLNRADAESDED; from the coding sequence ATGTTTGGTTTGGGATGGCCTGAAGCGATTGTAATCGCGATCGCACTTGTACTGCTTTTTGGTGCCAAGAAAATTCCTGAAATGGGCAGCGCCCTCGGTAAAAGTTTGCGCGGATTCAAAGAAGAACTCGATCGCCCCACCCTCAATCGAGCCGATGCAGAAAGCGATGAAGACTAA